From a single Phocoena sinus isolate mPhoSin1 chromosome 1, mPhoSin1.pri, whole genome shotgun sequence genomic region:
- the SCNM1 gene encoding sodium channel modifier 1 yields the protein MSFKREGDDWSQLNVLKKRRVGDLLASYIPEDEALMLRDGRFACAICPHRPVLDTLAMLTAHRAGKKHLSSLQLFYGKKQPGKGMEQNPREQNELRREETKVEAPLLTQTRLITQNALHRAPHYNSCCRRKYRPEALCPSVSRSPLPPPEVEPQGGKISREPEPEAGSQTKESATVSSPAPMSPTRRRALDHYLTLRSSGWIPDGRGRWVKDENVEFDSDEEEPPDLPLD from the exons ATGTCTTTCAAGAGGGAAGGGGATGATTGGAGTCAACTCAATGTGCTCAAA AAACGAAGAGTTGGGGATCTGCTGGCTAGTTATATCCCAGAGGATGAGGCGCTGATGCTACGGGATGGACG cttTGCTTGTGCCATATGTCCCCATCGACCTGTACTGGACACTCTGGCCATGCTGACTGCCCACCGTGCAGGCAAGAAGCATCTGTCCA gCCTGCAGCTTTTCTATGGCAAGAAGCAGCCAGGAAAGGGCATGGAGCAGAATCCAAGAGAGCAGAATGAACTAAGGAGGGAAGAGACCAAAGTGGAG GCTCCTCTGTTAACCCAGACTCGACTTATCACCCAGAATGCTCTGCACAGAGCTCCTCACTATAACAGTTGCTGCCGCCGGAAGTACAG ACCAGAAGCCCTTTGTCCCTCTGTCTCTCGTTCCCCTTTGCCACCCCCAGAGGTTGAACCCCAAGGTGGGAAGATCAGTAGAGAACCTGAGCCTGAGGCTGGCTCACAGACCAAGGAATCAGCAACTGTCTCATCCCCTGCACCTATGAGCCCCACAAGAAGACGGGCCCTGGATCATTACCTCACCCTTCGAAG CTCTGGATGGATCCCAGATGGACGAGGTCGATGGGTAAAAGATGAAAATGTTGAGTTTGACTCTGATGAAGAGGAACCCCCTGATCTCCCCTTAGACTGA
- the TMOD4 gene encoding tropomodulin-4: MSSYQKELEKYRDIDEDEILRTLSPEELEQLDCELQEMDPENMLLPAGLRQRDQTKKSPTGPLDREALLQYLEQQALEVKERDDLVPYTGEKKGKPYIQPKREIPVQEQITLEPELEEALAHATDAEMCDIAAILGMYTLMSNKQYYDAICSGEICNTEGISSVVQPDKYKPVPDEPPNPTNIEEILKSVRSNDKELEEVNLNNIQDIPIPMLTELCEAMKTNTHVRSFSLVATRSGDPVASAVADMLRENRSLQSLNIESNFISSTGLMAVLKAVRENATLTELRVDNQRQWPGDAVEMEMATVLEQCPSIVRFGYHFTQQGPRTRAAQAMTRNNELRRQQKKR, translated from the exons ATGTCATCGTATCAGAAGGAACTGGAAAAATACAGAGACATAGATGAAGATGAGATCCTAAGGACCTTGAGCCCTGAGGAGCTAGAGCAGCTGGACTGCGAGCTACAGGAGATGGACCCCGAG AACATGCTCCTGCCAGCTGGACTAAGACAACGTGACCAGACAAAGAAGAGCCCAACGGGGCCGCTGGACCGAGAGGCCCTTTTGCAGTACCTGGAACAGCAGGCACTAGAGGTCAAAGAGCGTGATGACTTGGTTCCCTACACAGGCGAGAAGAAGG GGAAACCCTATATTCAGCCCAAGAGAGAAATTCCAGTCCAGGAGCAGATCACTCTGGAGCCTGAGCTGGAGGAGGCACTGGCCCATGCCACAGATGCTGAGATGTGTGATATAGCAG CCATTCTGGGCATGTACACACTGATGAGCAACAAGCAATACTATGATGCTATCTGCAGCGGAGAAATCTGCAACACTGAAGGCATTAGCA GTGTGGTGCAGCCTGACAAGTATAAGCCAGTGCCAGATGAGCCCCCAAATCCCACAAACATCGAGGAGATACTGAAGAGTGTTCGAAGCAATGACAAGGAGCTGGAGGAGGTGAACCTCAATAATATCCAG GACATCCCGATACCCATGCTAACTGAGCTGTGTGAAGCAATGAAGACAAATACCCATGTCCGGAGCTTCAGTCTGGTGGCCACAAGGAGTGGTGACCCCGTTGCCAGT GCGGTGGCTGACATGTTGCGTGAGAATCGTAGCCTCCAGAGCCTGAACATTGAATCCAACTTCATTAGCAGCACAGGGCTCATGGCTGTGCTGAAGGCAGTTCGGGAGAATGCCACACTCACTGAGCTCCGTGTAGACAACCAG cGCCAGTGGCCTGGTGAcgcagtggagatggagatggcCACTGTGCTTGAACAGTGCCCCTCCATTGTCCGCTTTGGCTACCACTTTACACAGCAGGGGCCACGAACTCGGGCAGCCCAGGCCATGACCCGGAACAATGAACTGC GTCGCCAGCAAAAGAAGAGATAA
- the VPS72 gene encoding vacuolar protein sorting-associated protein 72 homolog — protein MSLAGGRAPRKTAGNRLSGLLEAEEEDEFYQTTYGGFTEESGDDEYQGDQSDTEDEVDSDFDIDEGDEPSSDGEAEEPRRKRRVVTKAYKEPLKSLRPRKVSTPAGSSQKTREEKALLPLELQDDGSDSRKSMRQSTAEHTRQTFLRVQERQGQSRRRKGPHCERPLTQEELLREAKITEELNLRSLETYERLEADKKKQVHKKRKCPGPIITYHSVTVPLVGEPGPKEENVDVEGLDPAPTASALTPRAGTGPVIPPARCSRTFITFSDDATFEEWFPQGRPPKVPVQEVCPVTHRPALYRDPVTDIPYATARAFKIIREAYKKYITAHGLPPTASALGPGPPPPEPLPGSGPRALRQKIVIK, from the exons ATGAGCTTGGCTGGGGGCCGGGCCCCCCGGAAGACCGCGGGGAACCGACTTTCTGGGCTCttggaggcagaggaggaagatgagTTCTACCAGACGACTTATGGGGGTTTCACAGAG GAATCAGGAGATGATGAGTATCAAGGAGACCAGTCAGACACAGAGGATGAGGTGGACTCTGACTTTGACATCGACGAAGGGGATGAACCATCCAGTGATGGGGAAGCAGAAGAGCCAAGAAGGAAGCGCCGAGTAGTCACCAAAGCATATAAG GAGCCTCTGAAGAGCTTGAGGCCTCGAAAGGTCAGCACCCCAGCTGGTAGCTCTCAGAAGACCCGAGAAGAGAAGGCACTGCTTCCACTAGAACTACAGGATGATGGCTCTGACA GTCGGAAGTCCATGCGGCAGTCTACAGCTGAGCACACACGACAAACATTCCTTCGGGTACAAGAGAGGCAAGGCCAGTCACGGCGGCGAAAGGGGCCCCACTGTGAGCGGCCACTGACCCAGGAGGAGCTGCTCAGGGAGGCCAAGATCACAGAGGAGCTCAACTTACGTTCACTGG AGACATATGAGCGGCTTGAGGCTGACAAAAAGAAGCAGGTCCACAAGAAGCGGAAGTGCCCTGGGCCCATAATCACCTACCATTCAGTGACAGTGCCACTAGTTGGGGAGCCAGGCCCTAAAGAAGAGAATGTCGACGTAGAAGG ACTTGATCCTGCTCCCACAGCTTCTGCATTGACACCCCGTGCTGGGACTGGACCCGTCATCCCTCCTGCTCGCTGCTCACGTACCTTCATCACTTTTAGTGACGATGCAACGTTTGAGGAATGGTTTCCCCAAGGGCGGCCTCCAAAGGTCCCTGTTCAGGAGGTCTGCCCAGTGACCCATCGCCCAGCCCTGTACCGGGACCCTGTTACAGACATACCGTACGCCACTGCTCGAGCCTTCAAGATCATCCGTGAGGCCTACAAGAAGTACATCACTGCCCACGGACTGCCACCCACTGCTtcagccctgggccctggcccaCCACCTCCTGAGCCCCTCCCTGGCTCTGGACCCCGAGCCTTGCGCCAGAAAATTGTCATCAAATGA